Proteins encoded together in one Triticum dicoccoides isolate Atlit2015 ecotype Zavitan chromosome 7B, WEW_v2.0, whole genome shotgun sequence window:
- the LOC119338802 gene encoding uncharacterized protein LOC119338802 — protein MATTSNKKMASPSPMTDMPDQLLAEIFLRLPTPQDLARASAVCLTFRRISTDRSFLRCFRCLHAPPLLGFLDRDGFHPALTSTPAVRAAAVAADFTLSFLPYHRRWTVQDVRDGRVLLCRSIGKHGQPPVFRDLAVCDPLHRRYVLLPPLPHDLAALLGHPFPPVTEACCKRFLVPLGEEEAAAGDTTFIVILMAYCKTSLAAFVFSSSNDQWQATASKDLSDLALDEGDMEEMSRVQPFIPMRHYAYGCFYWDWVQFGMKKLLLLDTTNMEFSTPDLPPGEWSKEGIAIVEAGEGRLGIFGFHGGLASNLSYTAVRTKDESPSQWQMEKTISLDSGYKYCIRDATQRYLLLTRIEASSPNNHLVGYFSMDIKTLQLQRVYEKQHYKYPTYAYINFPPSLLSSRRI, from the coding sequence ATGGCGACGACCAGCAACAAGAAAATGGCGTCGCCGTCGCCTATGACGGACATGCCCGACCAGCTCCTCGCCGAGATCTTCCTCCGGCTGCCCACCCCACAAGACCTCGCCCGCGCCTCCGCCGTCTGCCTCACCTTCCGCCGAATCTCCACCGACAGGTCCTTCCTCCGCTGCTTCCGCTGCCTCCACGCACCACCACTTCTCGGATTCCTCGACCGCGACGGCTTCCACCCAGCCCTAACCTCCACCCCCGCCGTTCGcgcggccgccgtcgccgccgattTCACCTTATCCTTCCTCCCCTACCACCGCCGCTGGACCGTGCAGGACGTCCGCGACGGCCGCGTCCTCCTCTGCCGCAGCATCGGAAAACATGGGCAGCCCCCGGTCTTCAGAGATCTCGCGGTGTGCGACCCCTTGCACCGGCGCTACGTCCTGCTCCCCCCGCTACCTCACGACCTGGCTGCTTTGCTTGGGCACCCTTTCCCCCCGGTAACCGAGGCCTGCTGCAAGCGCTTCCTCGTTCCCCTCGGTGAGGAGGAGGCAGCGGCTGGAGACACAACATTCATAGTCATCTTGATGGCATATTGCAAAACCAGTCTGGCTGCCTTTGTCTTCTCTTCCAGCAACGATCAATGGCAAGCTACTGCATCCAAGGATTTGAGTGATTTGGCCCTTGACGAGGGCGACATGGAGGAGATGTCAAGGGTCCAGCCTTTTATTCCCATGCGCCATTATGCTTATGGCTGTTTCTACTGGGACTGGGTGCAATTCGGGATGAAGAAGTTGCTCTTGCTTGACACCACGAACATGGAGTTCTCCACTCCTGACCTCCCACCAGGAGAATGGAGCAAGGAAGGTATAGCCATTGTGGAGGCAGGGGAAGGCAGGCTCGGGATCTTTGGTTTCCATGGTGGACTTGCATCCAATCTCAGCTATACAGCTGTACGGACCAAAGACGAGAGTCCCAGCCAGTGGCAGATGGAGAAGACAATCTCACTAGATTCTGGCTACAAATATTGTATCAGAGACGCAACACAGAGGTACTTGCTCTTGACAAGGATAGAAGCATCATCTCCAAATAATCACCTTGTTGGATATTTCTCAATGGATATCAAGACGTTGCAGCTTCAGAGGGTTTATGAGAAACAGCACTATAAGTATCCGACATACGCATATATCAACTTCCCACCATCATTGTTGTCTTCAAGGAGAATATGA